A genomic window from Polaribacter gangjinensis includes:
- a CDS encoding GDP-L-fucose synthase family protein, with the protein MNKNTKIYIAGHKGMVGSAVWRALTQKGYTNLIGKSSKELDLRNQQAVTDFYATERPEAVIDAAARVGGILANNDFPYQFLMENMQIQNNLIDGAFKAGIDKFIFLGSSCIYPKFAPQPLKEEYLLTDSLEPTNEWYAIAKITGVKACQAIRKQFGKDYLSLMPTNLYGYYDNFDFNTSHVLPAMIRKFHEAKNNNHAPVTLWGSGTPMREFLFVDDMAEAVVYALENTLPEHLYNVGSGTDVTIKHLAATIQKAVGHQGDIVWDATKPDGTPRKLMDVSKMKGVGWRYTTELDAGIAKTYQWFLENVERIKEVKMD; encoded by the coding sequence ATGAACAAAAACACTAAGATTTACATTGCAGGGCATAAAGGAATGGTAGGCTCTGCCGTATGGAGGGCATTAACGCAAAAAGGCTATACCAACCTGATTGGCAAATCGAGTAAAGAGCTGGATTTGCGCAACCAACAAGCCGTTACCGATTTTTATGCTACTGAACGACCGGAAGCGGTGATTGATGCGGCAGCCAGAGTTGGTGGAATTTTAGCCAACAACGATTTTCCTTACCAATTTTTAATGGAAAATATGCAGATTCAAAATAACTTGATTGATGGGGCTTTCAAAGCAGGTATCGACAAGTTTATTTTTTTAGGAAGCTCTTGTATCTACCCTAAGTTTGCGCCTCAACCCTTGAAAGAGGAATACTTATTAACAGATTCTTTAGAGCCTACCAATGAATGGTATGCGATTGCTAAAATTACCGGGGTAAAAGCCTGTCAAGCCATTCGCAAACAGTTTGGCAAAGACTATTTAAGCTTGATGCCCACTAATTTGTATGGGTATTACGATAATTTCGATTTTAATACTTCGCATGTATTGCCTGCCATGATTCGTAAGTTTCACGAAGCGAAAAATAATAACCATGCTCCTGTTACTTTATGGGGTTCAGGAACGCCCATGCGTGAGTTTTTATTTGTGGATGATATGGCGGAAGCCGTGGTATATGCCTTAGAAAATACCTTGCCTGAGCATTTGTACAATGTGGGTTCAGGAACAGATGTCACCATCAAACACTTGGCAGCAACCATCCAAAAAGCGGTAGGACATCAGGGAGACATTGTTTGGGACGCCACCAAACCTGATGGTACACCTCGTAAATTGATGGATGTTTCTAAGATGAAGGGAGTGGGTTGGCGTTATACTACGGAGTTGGATGCAGGGATTGCAAAGACCTATCAGTGGTTTTTGGAGAATGTGGAGCGGATTAAGGAAGTGAAGATGGATTAA
- a CDS encoding four helix bundle protein: protein MRNFREYNVWIDGMQLVMDIYELVDHFPSNEKFSLSSQIVRSVISIPSNIAEGASRESEKDFARFLEIALGSAFELETQVIIASKRKYIAENNSDEIIKKVISLQKRIHAFRKKVLNKK from the coding sequence ATGAGAAATTTCAGAGAATACAATGTTTGGATTGATGGAATGCAGTTAGTGATGGATATTTACGAATTAGTTGATCATTTCCCATCTAATGAAAAGTTTTCTTTGAGTTCCCAAATAGTAAGGTCAGTTATATCAATTCCGTCAAATATAGCGGAGGGAGCGTCGAGAGAATCTGAAAAAGATTTTGCAAGGTTTTTAGAAATAGCACTTGGTTCAGCATTTGAATTAGAAACACAAGTAATAATAGCTAGCAAAAGAAAGTATATAGCAGAAAACAATTCAGATGAGATCATTAAAAAGGTTATTAGTCTCCAAAAAAGGATACATGCCTTTAGAAAAAAAGTTTTGAACAAAAAATAA
- the gmd gene encoding GDP-mannose 4,6-dehydratase: protein MNTNQKVALITGITGQDGSYLAELLLEKGYMVHGVKRRASSFNTQRIDHLYVDQHEGHVNFKLHYGDLTDSTNIIRIIQEVQPDEIYNLGAMSHVKVSFDSPEYVANVDGLGTLRILEAVRILGLEKKTRIYQASTSELYGGMTENKNERGFYDEQSPFYPRSPYGVAKIYGFWITKNYREAYKMFACNGILFNHESPRRGETFVTRKITMATAAIAKGKQDCLYLGNLNSQRDWGHAKDYVEAMWRILQQEVAEDYVIATGITTYIRDFVRLSFLEVGITLRFEGENENEVAIIESIDERKYQTATGVLLSSFGEAGGGLSIGKVVVRVDPEYYRPTEVDVLIGDPTKSKTQLGWQPQYDLAGLVKEMVASDLKLF, encoded by the coding sequence ATGAATACAAACCAAAAAGTAGCCCTCATCACCGGCATCACAGGCCAAGATGGATCTTATTTAGCAGAACTATTATTAGAGAAGGGATATATGGTACATGGCGTAAAACGTCGTGCATCTTCGTTCAATACCCAGCGCATTGACCACCTGTATGTAGATCAGCATGAAGGCCATGTGAATTTTAAATTGCATTACGGGGATTTAACAGATTCCACCAACATTATCAGAATCATACAAGAGGTGCAACCCGATGAAATTTACAATTTGGGTGCGATGAGTCATGTAAAGGTGTCTTTTGATTCGCCTGAATATGTAGCCAATGTAGATGGATTGGGAACCCTACGTATCTTAGAAGCGGTTCGAATATTAGGATTGGAAAAGAAAACACGTATTTATCAAGCCTCCACTTCAGAGCTCTATGGAGGTATGACTGAAAATAAAAACGAACGCGGATTTTATGACGAACAATCACCCTTTTACCCACGCTCACCCTATGGTGTGGCAAAAATTTATGGGTTTTGGATTACCAAAAACTATCGCGAGGCTTATAAGATGTTTGCGTGTAACGGAATTTTATTCAACCACGAATCTCCACGCAGAGGTGAAACTTTTGTGACTCGTAAAATTACCATGGCAACCGCAGCCATTGCAAAAGGAAAACAAGATTGTTTGTATTTGGGCAATCTAAATTCTCAGAGAGATTGGGGACATGCCAAAGACTATGTAGAGGCAATGTGGCGAATACTACAGCAAGAAGTGGCTGAAGATTATGTAATTGCAACGGGGATTACCACCTATATACGTGATTTTGTACGATTGTCTTTCTTAGAGGTAGGGATTACTTTGCGATTTGAAGGGGAAAATGAGAATGAAGTAGCCATTATCGAAAGTATTGACGAAAGGAAATACCAAACTGCAACAGGTGTATTACTCTCCTCCTTTGGAGAGGCTGGGGGAGGCCTTTCTATTGGAAAAGTAGTGGTGCGCGTAGACCCCGAATATTATCGTCCTACAGAAGTAGATGTATTGATTGGAGACCCAACCAAATCCAAAACACAACTGGGTTGGCAACCTCAATACGATCTAGCAGGACTGGTAAAAGAAATGGTGGCAAGTGATTTAAAGTTGTTTTAG
- a CDS encoding polysaccharide biosynthesis protein, with the protein MLRILFLRTVNKYASKWLVLAIDLFLVCVSFFFAYAIRYNASFEFDLQHLLLQIPFVLVLACIAFALVGSYKGIVRHTGTKDAFNVFLGISIHTIFIGFALLVNGLLAIFPTFSIPISIIIIHFLLANFMMIISRFIFKAMFELVNTQVKTITNILIYGAGDSGMITYAAINRDRKNNYEIIGFLDDNPNKVNKKIDRIKIYNPDKIDAEFIEKHDIKEVIFSMPRLRSGRLLELTDKFLELNVKVKTVPTLTKWIEGDLQANQIKNVNIDDLLDRDQIEIVNPIVMSKVSGKVLLVTGAAGSIGSEIARQLTAYNPKKLILVDQSESALYDLQQEFVQLGLSNFVALVSDVRDLKRMERIFIKYQPEQVFHAAAYKHVPLMEKTPYEAIKINIMGTKHMADLSIQFGIERFVMVSTDKAVNPTNVMGATKRIAELYISCLSHAQSNTKFTITRFGNVLGSNGSVIPLFKKQIEKGGPLTVTHKEITRYFMTIPEACSLVLEAGTMGKGGEIYIFDMGKSVKIFDIAKRMIYLSGLKYPGDIDIKITGLRPGEKLYEELLADGENTTKTYHEKILIAKTNQIDFVVTKGKIEDILLELPSVNNKKLVSLMKEIVPEYISKNSEFEELDHEVSNELMN; encoded by the coding sequence ATGTTACGAATACTCTTTCTAAGGACAGTCAATAAGTACGCCTCCAAATGGTTGGTACTTGCCATTGACCTTTTTTTAGTGTGTGTTTCTTTTTTCTTTGCTTACGCTATACGCTATAATGCTAGTTTTGAATTTGACTTGCAGCATTTGCTCCTCCAAATTCCTTTTGTACTGGTGTTGGCATGCATTGCCTTTGCGCTGGTAGGCTCTTACAAAGGCATTGTTCGACATACCGGCACCAAAGATGCCTTCAATGTATTTTTAGGCATTTCTATACACACTATTTTTATAGGCTTTGCCCTCTTAGTCAATGGTTTGTTAGCGATTTTTCCTACTTTTAGCATTCCCATTTCCATCATCATCATCCATTTTTTATTGGCGAATTTTATGATGATCATCAGCCGTTTCATATTCAAAGCCATGTTCGAGCTGGTCAATACCCAAGTAAAAACCATCACCAATATTTTGATTTACGGGGCAGGGGATTCGGGGATGATAACCTATGCCGCTATCAACAGAGACCGAAAAAATAACTACGAAATCATTGGTTTTTTAGACGATAACCCTAACAAAGTCAACAAAAAGATAGACCGGATTAAAATTTACAACCCTGATAAGATTGATGCTGAATTCATTGAAAAACACGACATCAAAGAGGTGATTTTTTCGATGCCCCGACTTCGGTCTGGGAGGTTGCTTGAGTTGACGGATAAGTTTTTAGAGCTCAACGTAAAAGTAAAAACAGTACCCACCTTGACCAAATGGATTGAGGGCGATTTGCAAGCCAATCAAATTAAAAACGTCAACATCGACGATTTGTTAGACCGCGATCAAATAGAAATTGTCAACCCCATCGTAATGAGCAAGGTCAGTGGCAAGGTATTGCTTGTTACCGGTGCAGCAGGCTCTATTGGTAGTGAAATAGCGAGGCAATTGACCGCTTACAACCCTAAAAAACTGATTTTGGTAGATCAATCAGAATCGGCCTTGTACGATTTGCAGCAAGAATTTGTACAATTGGGCTTGTCTAATTTTGTGGCATTGGTTTCGGATGTGCGAGACCTTAAAAGAATGGAGCGTATTTTTATAAAATACCAGCCAGAGCAGGTGTTTCATGCGGCAGCCTACAAACACGTTCCCTTGATGGAAAAAACCCCTTACGAGGCCATCAAAATCAACATCATGGGTACCAAACACATGGCCGACTTGTCGATACAGTTCGGTATAGAGCGCTTTGTGATGGTCTCTACCGACAAGGCCGTAAACCCTACCAATGTGATGGGGGCAACGAAACGCATTGCTGAGTTGTACATCAGTTGTTTGAGCCATGCGCAGTCCAATACCAAATTTACCATCACGCGTTTTGGCAATGTGTTGGGCTCTAACGGCTCGGTCATTCCGCTCTTTAAAAAACAAATTGAAAAAGGAGGGCCGCTTACGGTGACTCACAAAGAAATAACCCGCTATTTTATGACGATTCCCGAAGCCTGTAGCTTGGTACTCGAGGCAGGGACCATGGGAAAAGGAGGCGAAATTTATATTTTTGACATGGGAAAATCGGTAAAGATTTTTGACATTGCCAAAAGAATGATTTATTTGTCGGGTCTCAAGTACCCTGGGGATATTGACATTAAAATCACCGGATTGCGCCCCGGAGAAAAATTGTACGAAGAATTGTTGGCGGATGGTGAAAATACCACCAAAACCTACCACGAAAAAATACTCATTGCCAAAACCAATCAAATTGACTTTGTAGTTACCAAAGGAAAAATTGAAGACATCCTTTTGGAACTCCCCAGTGTCAATAACAAAAAATTGGTGAGCTTGATGAAAGAAATCGTCCCTGAGTACATTTCTAAAAACTCGGAATTTGAGGAATTGGATCATGAAGTATCCAATGAATTAATGAATTAA
- a CDS encoding polysaccharide biosynthesis/export family protein, protein MNIKKITLFTTLFVLATSCVSKKDIIYFQNDEIDQSKVSNSYKTIIKPDDLLQITITALDTEAVRPFNLAAVTYSTSSNSAIGVAQQQSYLVDSNGEIDFPVIGKLKIGGLSREEFIAMLKDRLDPDYIKNPNINVRLANFKISVLGDVRLPGSYTIPNERITILEAIALAGDLNISAERQNILVIREEGGKKVHYKVDVLSKQLFTSPIYYLQQNDVVYVEPNYARIQSASSNSNTGLFISITSVLISLLTTISILGR, encoded by the coding sequence ATGAACATAAAAAAGATAACCCTATTTACCACCCTTTTCGTACTGGCAACCTCTTGTGTCTCCAAAAAAGACATCATCTATTTTCAAAACGACGAAATCGACCAATCTAAGGTATCCAATAGCTACAAAACCATCATCAAACCCGATGATTTGTTGCAAATCACCATCACCGCCTTAGATACCGAAGCGGTTCGCCCGTTCAACTTGGCGGCGGTAACTTATTCCACCTCTTCCAATTCGGCGATTGGGGTGGCACAGCAACAGAGTTATTTGGTGGATAGCAACGGGGAAATTGATTTCCCGGTGATTGGCAAACTGAAAATTGGGGGTTTGTCGAGAGAAGAGTTTATTGCCATGCTAAAAGACAGGCTAGACCCAGATTATATCAAAAACCCCAATATCAACGTGCGCTTGGCAAATTTTAAGATCAGCGTATTGGGCGATGTACGGTTGCCAGGGAGTTATACCATTCCCAACGAACGCATCACCATCTTAGAAGCGATTGCCTTGGCAGGCGACTTGAACATTTCTGCCGAAAGACAGAATATTTTGGTGATTCGCGAAGAAGGGGGCAAAAAAGTGCACTACAAAGTAGACGTATTGTCTAAACAATTGTTTACCTCCCCTATCTATTATTTGCAGCAAAACGATGTGGTGTATGTAGAGCCCAATTATGCCCGCATTCAATCCGCTTCGTCTAACTCCAATACTGGATTGTTCATCTCCATTACCAGTGTTTTGATCTCATTATTAACCACAATTTCGATTTTAGGCAGATAG
- a CDS encoding GumC family protein, with the protein MESFNDINENQDTINIRQELEKYLAHWRWFVLAAVVALGTAYFYLRYATPQYTATATIMIKDNQKSGISDELKAVADLGIVGTGSANNTDNEIHVIKSRKIIGRVVDSLNLNITYFREGRIKTSEAYQDKAIRIQFLKTDSLFHKIDTAFVVRQISTTQFEILSTEDDFILKGDFNQVMSSKKLGSFLIRNLHPSAEATDLETVTIVIRPKSRVIDAYQKNIAVNPVDKLSSVLTLSLTDPIKQKAEDILDELVQQYNRDAIADKNMVSNKTKDFIEDRLQTVGLELAAIQDNFKDYKAKFGISGLTEEGALALTEVSESNAKMVELRTQLSLAEWVQQEIKQATKTEVLPANLGFSDAITSESITKYNELVLEKYRLEPIAGKRNPNLIALNNEIAILKQNLQSNLANLKKSIEIQLNKVANEANRVQGKVSMLPLIERGIIDIERQKIIYSELYSYLLKKKEETAISLAITVPNAKIIDKAYSNDKPVSPKGNIIYLAALLLGLIVPFAVIYVNNLLDTKVHSRKELEQLVKVPFLGDVPHSETEEKIVITKDARTSSAEAFRLLRTNLEFMLPKSNEGLGKVIFITSTTSGEGKSFVSMNLAASLALADKKVLLLGLDLRAPKITQYLGLPDRKGVTNYILDDRLTIDELKFTFPEIKNVDFIASGVIPPNPAELLLHKKVSALFEAVKKDYDFVIVDTAPVNLVTDTLLVSKLADMFLYVTRANYLDKRMLVVPETLYKEKKLPNMAMILNDTDMKRGYGYGYGYGYGYGYGYGAGYLEVKKKSWFARLMGR; encoded by the coding sequence ATGGAAAGTTTTAACGACATCAATGAAAACCAGGATACGATCAACATCCGTCAAGAACTCGAAAAATACCTAGCGCATTGGCGTTGGTTTGTATTGGCTGCTGTGGTCGCTCTAGGAACCGCTTATTTTTATTTGCGCTATGCCACGCCCCAATATACCGCCACCGCTACCATCATGATCAAAGACAACCAAAAGTCGGGCATTTCGGATGAGTTGAAAGCCGTAGCCGATTTGGGGATTGTGGGGACGGGCTCTGCGAACAATACCGACAATGAAATCCACGTCATCAAATCTCGTAAAATCATTGGCAGGGTAGTGGATTCTTTGAACTTGAACATCACTTATTTTAGAGAAGGCAGAATCAAAACCTCAGAAGCTTACCAAGACAAAGCCATTCGTATCCAATTTTTAAAGACCGATTCGTTATTCCATAAAATTGATACGGCTTTTGTGGTGCGTCAAATCAGTACAACTCAGTTTGAAATTCTGAGTACTGAGGATGATTTTATCCTGAAAGGCGATTTTAATCAAGTGATGAGTAGTAAAAAATTGGGAAGTTTTCTTATCCGTAATTTGCACCCCTCAGCAGAGGCAACAGACTTAGAAACAGTTACCATTGTCATCAGACCCAAAAGCAGGGTGATTGATGCCTATCAAAAAAATATAGCTGTCAATCCCGTAGATAAACTCTCATCGGTACTGACCTTGAGTTTGACCGACCCCATCAAACAAAAAGCCGAAGACATCTTAGACGAATTGGTACAGCAGTACAACCGCGATGCCATTGCCGATAAAAATATGGTGTCGAATAAAACCAAGGATTTTATCGAAGACCGCTTGCAAACCGTAGGTTTGGAGTTGGCAGCGATACAAGACAATTTTAAAGATTACAAAGCCAAATTCGGTATCTCGGGACTTACAGAAGAGGGGGCTTTGGCATTGACAGAAGTATCAGAAAGTAATGCCAAAATGGTAGAGCTGCGTACCCAACTCAGTTTGGCGGAGTGGGTACAGCAAGAAATCAAACAAGCTACCAAAACGGAGGTATTGCCTGCCAACTTGGGCTTTTCGGATGCCATCACCTCGGAGTCCATCACCAAATACAACGAATTGGTCTTGGAAAAATACCGTTTAGAGCCCATTGCCGGGAAACGCAACCCCAACCTCATTGCGCTGAACAACGAAATTGCCATCCTGAAACAAAATTTGCAATCGAACCTTGCCAACTTGAAAAAGTCTATTGAAATCCAATTGAACAAGGTCGCTAACGAGGCCAACCGTGTGCAAGGAAAGGTGTCTATGCTGCCTTTGATAGAACGTGGCATCATTGATATTGAACGCCAAAAAATCATTTACTCGGAGTTGTATTCGTATTTGTTAAAGAAAAAAGAAGAAACCGCTATTTCTTTGGCGATTACCGTACCCAATGCCAAAATCATAGACAAAGCGTATAGCAATGATAAACCCGTATCTCCCAAAGGTAACATCATTTACTTAGCAGCGCTCCTGTTGGGATTGATCGTGCCCTTTGCCGTTATTTATGTCAATAACTTATTGGATACCAAAGTGCATTCTCGTAAAGAATTGGAGCAATTGGTCAAGGTGCCCTTTTTAGGCGATGTACCCCATTCAGAGACCGAAGAAAAAATTGTGATCACCAAAGATGCCCGTACCAGTAGTGCGGAAGCCTTTAGGCTATTGCGTACCAATTTAGAGTTTATGTTGCCCAAAAGCAACGAAGGGTTAGGAAAGGTTATTTTTATTACCTCTACCACGAGTGGCGAAGGGAAGTCTTTCGTATCCATGAACCTAGCGGCTTCGTTGGCCTTAGCAGATAAAAAGGTATTGTTGTTGGGCTTGGATTTGAGAGCCCCTAAAATTACCCAATACTTGGGCCTCCCAGACCGTAAGGGAGTTACCAACTACATCTTAGACGACCGATTGACCATAGACGAACTAAAGTTTACCTTTCCGGAGATCAAGAACGTAGATTTTATTGCATCGGGGGTGATTCCGCCCAACCCAGCAGAATTGTTGTTGCACAAAAAAGTATCAGCACTCTTTGAGGCCGTTAAAAAAGACTACGACTTTGTCATTGTAGATACAGCCCCTGTGAATTTGGTAACCGATACCTTGCTAGTGTCTAAATTGGCAGACATGTTCTTATATGTTACAAGAGCAAACTACTTAGACAAGCGTATGTTGGTAGTACCCGAAACCCTTTACAAAGAGAAAAAATTGCCGAATATGGCGATGATTTTAAACGATACCGACATGAAACGCGGCTATGGCTACGGTTACGGCTATGGGTATGGCTACGGCTATGGCTATGGAGCTGGCTATCTGGAGGTGAAGAAAAAATCGTGGTTTGCACGCTTGATGGGGAGGTAG
- a CDS encoding tyrosine-protein phosphatase, which translates to MFFFKKKEIPLTEFFPNGMVDIHSHLLPGIDDGAKSLEDSIALIERMASYGITRFVTTPHILGDVYPNTPAIIQEKLTLVQEALTAKGLGHIHFSAAAEYMLDEQFALLLEQGDLLTLKDNLVLVEMSYFSPPLNVYELLFQLQLKGYKPVLAHPERYFTYHTHFNSYYKLKKAGCLFQLNLLSLTENYGKPVQKTAQRLLKENLYDFVGTDTHHQQHLDALQKISTKENLKLLEGIIDRNLGFV; encoded by the coding sequence ATGTTTTTTTTTAAGAAGAAAGAGATTCCCTTGACCGAGTTTTTTCCAAACGGAATGGTGGACATTCATTCGCACTTACTTCCGGGTATTGATGATGGTGCTAAAAGCCTAGAAGATAGTATTGCCCTTATCGAGCGCATGGCCTCTTATGGCATTACTCGTTTTGTAACCACTCCGCATATTTTAGGGGATGTGTACCCCAATACACCTGCAATCATCCAAGAAAAACTGACTTTGGTGCAAGAAGCGTTGACAGCAAAGGGATTGGGTCATATCCACTTCAGTGCTGCAGCGGAATATATGTTGGACGAACAGTTTGCCCTGTTGCTAGAGCAAGGAGATTTATTGACGCTGAAAGACAATTTGGTTTTAGTGGAAATGTCGTATTTCAGTCCGCCTTTGAATGTCTATGAATTGCTTTTTCAATTGCAATTGAAAGGATACAAACCGGTTTTGGCACATCCGGAGCGTTATTTTACCTACCACACTCATTTTAATTCGTATTACAAATTGAAAAAAGCAGGCTGTTTGTTTCAATTGAACTTGCTTTCTTTAACCGAAAACTATGGCAAGCCGGTTCAAAAAACAGCGCAACGCTTGCTAAAAGAAAATCTATATGATTTTGTAGGTACCGACACGCACCATCAGCAGCATTTAGATGCACTGCAAAAAATCAGTACCAAAGAAAACTTGAAATTATTGGAGGGAATTATAGATCGTAATTTGGGGTTTGTGTAG
- a CDS encoding IS3 family transposase, whose product MKENFKGIGLADLCSWFGVTRQAYYQSKKRVLQDLIEQEILLDRISNIRKDHKRLGGRKLFYKLEDFMNEHNIKMGRDAFFDLLREHNLLIKQRKRYHITTNSNHWMKKYPNLIKGLEPLGPNHIWVSDITYWKTKGGHYYISFITDAYSRKIVGYHVADTMEAIESIAALKMAIKTLTPEATGLIHHSDRGSQYCSSGYVKTLKNKGIKISMTENGDPLENAIAERVNGIIKGEYLFDYEIKSLSKAKEILKSVVKLYNEDRPHSSIGNATPSELHDNFTDKEIKRLWKNYYRTYSKCETVT is encoded by the coding sequence ATGAAGGAAAACTTCAAGGGCATAGGTTTAGCCGACTTATGCTCTTGGTTTGGTGTAACAAGACAGGCTTATTACCAAAGTAAAAAACGCGTTTTACAGGACTTAATTGAGCAGGAGATATTGCTTGATAGAATCAGTAATATTCGTAAAGATCATAAGCGTTTAGGTGGGCGAAAATTATTTTATAAACTAGAAGATTTTATGAATGAACATAATATAAAAATGGGTAGGGATGCGTTTTTCGACCTACTCAGAGAGCATAATTTGCTCATAAAACAGCGTAAAAGATATCATATAACAACAAACTCCAACCATTGGATGAAGAAGTATCCGAATTTGATTAAAGGTCTGGAACCACTCGGCCCCAACCATATATGGGTAAGTGACATAACGTATTGGAAGACAAAAGGCGGTCATTATTATATAAGCTTTATCACAGATGCATATTCAAGGAAAATCGTTGGTTATCATGTTGCAGATACTATGGAGGCTATAGAAAGCATTGCAGCTTTAAAAATGGCTATAAAAACGCTGACCCCAGAAGCGACAGGACTTATACACCATTCAGACAGAGGTTCTCAATATTGCAGCTCCGGGTATGTGAAAACATTAAAGAACAAAGGCATAAAGATATCAATGACCGAAAATGGAGATCCATTGGAAAATGCTATAGCAGAACGTGTTAACGGAATAATCAAAGGAGAATATTTGTTTGATTACGAAATAAAATCACTTTCAAAAGCAAAAGAAATACTGAAATCGGTTGTCAAGCTATACAACGAGGATCGTCCTCATTCGAGCATTGGGAATGCAACTCCCTCTGAACTACACGATAATTTTACGGATAAGGAAATAAAACGATTATGGAAAAACTACTATCGAACGTACTCAAAATGCGAAACTGTAACATAG
- a CDS encoding IS3 family transposase (programmed frameshift) has protein sequence MKTTQFTENQIVAMLKQQEQGVKVTDIARANGISDKTFYRWKSKYGGMDATELKRIKELEAENSKLKRMYADLALMNQALKDVIEKKPLTLCEKKELVTYITSNYAISERKACKIVTVPRSSFSYKAVVKQDDVFIKQLDLLVQKHVTIGFWQSYHRIRKSGTLVNHKKLYRIYTSMKLNIRRRSKKRLPARVKQQLFQPTQMNEVWSIDFMSDSLWNGRRIRLLNVIDDYNREVLMIETDTSLPTLRVIRCLAQIGERRGLPKMIRVDNGPEFISAKLDSWCKENEIKLIFIQPGEPTQNAFIERLNGTFRRDILNAYVFKSIQEVKDISQEWINDYNYNRPHKSLKNKSPIEYRLNE, from the exons ATGAAGACAACCCAATTTACCGAAAACCAGATTGTTGCCATGTTAAAACAACAAGAGCAAGGAGTTAAAGTTACCGATATTGCCAGAGCCAATGGTATATCCGACAAAACGTTTTATCGTTGGAAAAGCAAATATGGAGGTATGGATGCCACAGAACTAAAACGCATAAAAGAACTAGAAGCAGAGAATTCAAAGCTCAAAAGAATGTATGCCGATTTAGCACTGATGAATCAAGCATTAAAAGATGTGATTGAAAAAAAGC CTTTAACGCTTTGCGAGAAAAAAGAACTAGTCACTTACATCACAAGTAATTATGCTATAAGTGAACGTAAAGCGTGTAAAATAGTCACAGTTCCTAGAAGTAGCTTCAGTTACAAGGCGGTTGTTAAGCAAGATGATGTATTTATAAAACAACTTGATTTGCTGGTACAAAAACATGTAACCATTGGTTTTTGGCAAAGTTATCATCGCATACGAAAGTCAGGAACTCTTGTTAATCACAAAAAATTATATCGCATTTATACATCCATGAAATTAAATATAAGAAGACGTTCCAAGAAAAGATTACCTGCAAGAGTCAAACAACAACTATTTCAGCCAACGCAAATGAACGAAGTTTGGAGTATTGATTTTATGAGTGATTCTCTGTGGAATGGTAGAAGAATCCGATTATTAAACGTTATAGATGATTATAATAGAGAAGTATTGATGATTGAAACAGATACCTCATTACCAACACTAAGAGTTATTAGATGCTTAGCCCAAATAGGCGAACGTAGAGGATTACCAAAAATGATTAGGGTTGATAATGGTCCCGAATTTATAAGTGCAAAACTCGATAGTTGGTGCAAAGAAAATGAGATTAAACTCATATTTATCCAACCAGGAGAACCAACACAAAATGCTTTTATTGAAAGATTAAACGGGACTTTTAGAAGAGATATACTCAATGCTTACGTGTTTAAATCTATCCAAGAAGTAAAAGATATAAGCCAAGAGTGGATAAACGATTATAATTACAATAGACCACATAAATCACTTAAAAATAAATCACCAATTGAATACAGATTAAATGAATAA
- a CDS encoding nucleotidyltransferase family protein, which translates to MSFIQKHSKEINKLCKSHKVKSLYAFGSVLTDKFNSESDIDLIVDFQQIDILDYGDNYYNLKFSLEEMFKRNVDLLEEKAIRNPYFLETLNQSKKMIYG; encoded by the coding sequence ATGAGTTTTATCCAAAAACATAGCAAAGAAATAAATAAACTTTGTAAATCACACAAGGTAAAATCTTTGTACGCTTTTGGTTCAGTACTTACTGATAAATTCAACTCTGAAAGTGATATTGACTTAATTGTTGATTTTCAACAAATAGATATTCTTGATTATGGTGATAATTACTATAATTTAAAATTCTCTTTAGAAGAGATGTTTAAAAGAAATGTTGATTTGTTAGAAGAAAAAGCGATACGAAATCCATACTTTTTAGAAACTTTGAATCAATCAAAAAAAATGATTTATGGATAA